Proteins encoded together in one Patescibacteria group bacterium window:
- the smpB gene encoding SsrA-binding protein SmpB, translated as MPALIQNKKVYFDYEVLEKFEAGIELFGFEVKSLKANHGSITGARVLVRGNEAFVVNMDIPAFQSHNAPSTYEPDRTRRLLLNRKELSYLAGKSQQRGLTIVPISVYTKGRLIKMEIGLVKGKKKFDKRETIKKRETERNIEREMKR; from the coding sequence ATGCCGGCATTGATTCAAAACAAAAAAGTATATTTTGACTATGAAGTCCTTGAGAAATTTGAAGCGGGAATTGAGCTTTTTGGCTTTGAAGTAAAGTCGCTAAAAGCAAATCACGGCTCTATTACAGGCGCTCGTGTCCTCGTGAGAGGGAACGAGGCATTTGTTGTAAATATGGATATACCGGCCTTCCAGTCTCACAACGCTCCGTCCACTTATGAACCTGACCGCACCAGAAGACTCCTCTTAAACAGAAAAGAGCTCTCTTACTTGGCGGGGAAGTCCCAACAGAGAGGCTTGACAATAGTGCCTATTTCGGTGTATACTAAGGGCAGATTGATAAAGATGGAGATAGGGTTAGTGAAAGGAAAGAAGAAATTTGACAAACGAGAGACGATCAAGAAAAGAGAGACCGAAAGGAATATAGAAAGAGAGATGAAGAGGTAG